A portion of the Tamandua tetradactyla isolate mTamTet1 chromosome 16, mTamTet1.pri, whole genome shotgun sequence genome contains these proteins:
- the LOC143660024 gene encoding LOW QUALITY PROTEIN: sulfotransferase 2A1-like (The sequence of the model RefSeq protein was modified relative to this genomic sequence to represent the inferred CDS: inserted 1 base in 1 codon) — protein MSCHPFISIAVTQEGNLTKLQIVSNGTTRPNLAAEFRVDVDYVRTKRIPLPTNTVKNLTSSQDEFVVKDRVVITLAYPKSGTNWLLEIICLIHXRGDPSWVQSVVTWLCLLWLEYLEELEQIKNHPSEGHPGFSTSHFPIHLFPKSFFNSKAKAIYIMRNSRNIITSGYYFSRAMKNAKNPESFEQYFQWFLHGSVSYGPGFGHIRGWLMVRGNENFLTVTYEDLHQDMRNSIEVISQFLGKKLNPEELNSFLENVSFQVIKDNKTSNFSPVPGYLIDHSKGQLMRKGINGDWKNHFTVAQSEIFDKAYQEKMAELPQELFSWE, from the exons ATGTCCTGTCACCCTTTCATTTCAATAGCTGTGACCCAAGAAGGCAACCTCACCAAGCTGCAG ATTGTGAGCAATGGGACAACCAGGCCCAACCTGGCAGCAGAATTTCGGGTGGATGTTGATTACGTGCGGACCAAACGGATTCCTTTACCCACCAACACTGTTAAAAACCTGACATCTTCGCAGGATGAATTTGTGGTGAAGGACAGAGTTGTCATTACACTTGCTTACCCAAAGTCAG GAACCAATTGGCTGTTGGAGATCATCTGTTTGATTC TCAGAGGCGATCCGAGCTGGGTCCAGTCTGTTGTCACCTGGCTTTGTTTACTGTGGCTAGAGTATTTGGAAGAGCTAGAGCAAATAAAGAATCATCCATCCGAAGGACACCCAGGCTTCTCTACCTCCCACTTCCCCATTCATCTCTTCCCCAAGTCATTCTTCAATTCCAAAGCCAAG GCTATTTACATAATGAGAAATAGCAGAAATATTATAACTTCTGGTTATTATTTCTCGAGAGCAATGAAGAATGCCAAAAATCCAGAGTCATTTGAACAATACTTTCAATGGTTCCTTCATGGAAGTG TATCATATGGACCAGGGTTTGGTCATATTCGTGGATGGCTGATGGTGAGAGGAAACGAGAATTTCCTGACAGTCACCTATGAGGACTTGCATCAG GACATGAGAAACAGTATAGAGGTGATCAGTCAGTTCTTGGGCAAGAAGCTAAACCCGGAAGAACTGAACTCATTCCTAGAGAATGTATCTTTCCAGGTCATAAAGGATAACAAAACGAGTAATTTTTCTCCAGTACCAGGTTACTTAATAGATCACAGCAAAGGACAACTGATGAGAAAAG GAATCAATGGTGACTGGAAAAATCACTTCACCGTGGCACAAAGTGAAATCTTTGATAAAGCATACCAAGAGAAGATGGCAGAGCTTCCCCAAGAGCTTTTCTCATGGGAATAA